A window of the Streptomyces sp. NBC_00250 genome harbors these coding sequences:
- a CDS encoding polysialyltransferase family glycosyltransferase, producing the protein MAPAPDKAPAPDEAPAPAPADDGRPVQIFQVSTLYGAATLAASLDAGQFGPRADARRLLLISHNAEIPETALRLETMTGYERLAARFDGVLDWNETIHPYHPATWAPRPEEAPLWQRVLRTAWDLGSVPVELIVESIQVNPAKALAGTFPESSLHVYADGLMSYGPTRNDLAQSIACRIRRVLHLDLVPGLRPLLLSEYGVEPELVPDDAFRAVLAEIAEEAADDPDITRAAAAEPTALLLGQYLAALNLLTAEEEEELHVRMLRGAAAAGHRSVVFKPHPTAPASYSTVLQEEAERTGVRLTVLDGPLLAETFYERCQPRLVVGCFSTAMFTAAVYYGIPVARVGTAEVLERLTPFENSNRIPLTVVDHLIADLEQGEEPAVPGAAPDSLTPLVRAVGYCMRHKSHPGMREETTVYLAAHHADPDIAHHFDTDRLTQLGLPGGTEAPARGGTTPSRLRRGLVRSRRG; encoded by the coding sequence ATGGCCCCCGCTCCCGACAAGGCACCGGCTCCCGACGAGGCACCGGCGCCCGCCCCGGCCGACGACGGCCGACCGGTCCAGATCTTCCAGGTGTCCACCCTCTACGGCGCCGCCACCCTCGCGGCCTCGCTGGACGCCGGCCAGTTCGGCCCCCGCGCGGACGCCCGCAGGCTCCTGCTGATCTCGCACAACGCCGAGATCCCGGAGACCGCGCTGCGCCTGGAGACGATGACCGGCTACGAGCGGCTCGCCGCCCGCTTCGACGGCGTCCTCGACTGGAACGAGACGATCCACCCGTACCACCCCGCCACCTGGGCCCCCCGCCCCGAGGAGGCCCCGCTCTGGCAGCGCGTACTGCGCACCGCGTGGGACCTCGGCAGCGTCCCGGTGGAGCTGATCGTCGAATCCATCCAGGTAAACCCCGCCAAGGCACTGGCCGGCACCTTCCCCGAGAGCTCCCTCCACGTCTACGCCGACGGCCTCATGAGCTACGGCCCGACCCGCAACGACCTCGCCCAGTCGATCGCCTGCCGCATCCGGCGGGTCCTCCACCTCGACCTGGTGCCGGGCCTGCGCCCCCTCCTCCTCAGCGAGTACGGGGTGGAGCCCGAGCTGGTCCCCGACGACGCCTTCCGCGCGGTCCTCGCCGAGATCGCCGAGGAGGCGGCCGACGACCCGGACATCACCCGGGCGGCCGCCGCCGAACCCACGGCCCTGCTGCTCGGCCAGTACCTCGCGGCCCTCAACCTCCTCACCGCGGAGGAGGAGGAAGAGCTGCACGTACGCATGCTGCGCGGGGCGGCGGCCGCCGGACACCGCTCGGTGGTCTTCAAACCGCACCCGACCGCGCCCGCCAGCTACTCCACGGTCCTCCAGGAGGAGGCGGAACGGACCGGGGTACGGCTCACCGTCCTCGACGGACCCCTGCTCGCCGAGACCTTCTACGAGCGCTGCCAGCCCCGGCTCGTCGTCGGCTGCTTCTCGACCGCGATGTTCACCGCCGCCGTCTACTACGGCATCCCCGTCGCGCGCGTGGGCACGGCCGAGGTCCTCGAACGGCTCACCCCCTTCGAGAACAGCAACCGGATCCCGCTCACCGTCGTCGACCACCTGATCGCGGACCTGGAGCAGGGCGAGGAGCCCGCGGTCCCCGGAGCGGCCCCGGACTCGCTCACCCCGCTCGTCCGCGCCGTCGGCTACTGCATGCGGCACAAGAGCCACCCGGGGATGCGGGAGGAGACCACGGTCTACCTGGCCGCGCACCACGCGGACCCCGACATCGCGCACCACTTCGACACCGACCGGCTGACCCAGCTCGGCCTGCCGGGCGGCACGGAGGCACCGGCGCGCGGCGGCACCACGCCGTCCCGGCTCCGCAGGGGTCTCGTACGGTCCCGCCGGGGCTGA
- a CDS encoding glycosyltransferase family 2 protein has protein sequence MPKLSVVVPFHNVGAYAPDTLRSLANNADPEFEFLLIDDCSTDDTPEILDRWRDRLPNATVIRHETNSGVAQARNTGIDAARGDYITFLDGDDWYAPGHLSATVSGIERLGCDFARTDHVLSEGRKRNIRYAPAKRRDTVMDPRDGISPASMVTMVDYPFVPFGIYSSRLFENGASRFETSLRTAEDRLWVWRLHLKARTFAALSLHGVFYRRGVTTSLTQITDNRQLDFIPSYDTLLDDVSRDAEADRFLPKAVRTYCAMIAFHMGKVDKYEPAVAERLRADVRDALHRMPQQVLEETLATMDTPRSTLLRSLRDTVRTA, from the coding sequence GTGCCGAAACTGTCCGTCGTCGTACCGTTCCACAATGTCGGGGCCTATGCGCCCGACACCCTGCGCAGTCTCGCGAACAACGCGGATCCGGAATTCGAGTTCCTGCTGATCGACGACTGCTCGACGGACGACACCCCGGAAATCCTCGACCGCTGGCGCGACCGTCTCCCGAACGCCACCGTCATCCGGCACGAGACGAACAGTGGTGTCGCCCAGGCGCGGAACACCGGAATCGACGCCGCCCGCGGGGACTACATCACCTTCCTCGACGGCGACGACTGGTACGCGCCCGGCCACCTCAGCGCCACCGTGTCCGGAATCGAGCGTCTGGGCTGCGATTTCGCCCGTACCGACCACGTCCTCTCGGAAGGCCGGAAGCGGAACATCCGATACGCCCCGGCCAAGCGCCGTGACACGGTGATGGACCCCCGCGACGGAATTTCGCCCGCCAGCATGGTGACGATGGTGGACTATCCGTTCGTCCCCTTCGGTATTTACAGCTCGCGGCTCTTCGAGAACGGCGCCTCGCGTTTCGAGACCTCCCTGAGAACGGCCGAGGACCGCCTCTGGGTCTGGCGGCTCCATCTCAAGGCCCGGACTTTCGCGGCGCTTTCCCTGCACGGTGTCTTCTACCGGCGAGGCGTCACCACCTCGCTCACCCAGATCACCGACAACCGGCAGCTGGACTTCATTCCGTCGTACGACACCCTGCTCGACGACGTCTCCCGGGACGCGGAAGCGGACCGGTTCCTCCCGAAGGCCGTCCGCACCTACTGCGCGATGATCGCCTTCCACATGGGCAAGGTCGACAAGTACGAGCCCGCCGTCGCCGAGCGGCTCCGCGCCGACGTCCGCGACGCCCTGCACCGCATGCCGCAGCAGGTCCTCGAAGAGACCCTGGCCACCATGGACACCCCCCGCAGCACCCTCCTCCGGAGCCTGCGCGACACCGTAAGGACCGCCTGA
- a CDS encoding YfhO family protein — MPPAAETVLDEVDGEEGAGGPAHPTGSVRRRLRSPAVAGPLSAALLTAVLLCLATRLSRSYPFGPVTRNIVDLGQQYLPFHAYWRSFLLGETHGDAFLNWNSGFGSGFLGDVGTYLSSPFDLLVVLFPADRVELALYVVTAAKITAAGAAMALLLLRMRPGPWPVAAVLGSAYALCGWTFDFGATVPMWLDGLVAFPLLCLVGEWARTGRRPVLGPLVVALAWTANFYTAYMATIGAAVVLLVRLLTAEESASARQRLAGALRAARGVVIGIGLAAPLVVVVFLGTRAADPTPETTFAPAAWADVLARFLPATASLSSPALFIGTPALALALTLPFNRAVAPRVRAGWSAAVVLVTLSLQWEPTHLLWHAGASPNGGPYRQTFVLCGLLITAAWLSTARGVPRPTALLAGGALLGILAWAARGSIDLDRWTYPAFGVAAALAIAAALVALLADHRNTARVRPDSGTARVPAVSRTARLLPVLAVVLLVAAQAGEAVVTGKRIEEQQREKVAWSPRVGPWHTAVADEVARADAWPRHRTDPGEVPGGNDALIVGGQGADYYSSLTAEVTSRTLASLGFGYYAKGRHPVTLDNPVTDALFSIGTRIRSQPTEPVRQDVLPRASVSAVTTPVPPLVTVRPAKRPATPPGDSAFAVQERLLGAEVYELPAVSRDGRTVTARCPAGSQVWFWAPEYRGGATLAGEPGVDFEGKPPAVRAPMRALGTAPASGDVRIGLSPEGKVRLPRQPVGCLVRAELDSAVRRLTATGAIEVRATGHTVTAELPPGSTGTAVLAAPRISGWRCAAGGADLRPARAYEGLVAVPLDGRATTVRCSFRPPGLTLGSAVALAALLALVATGVLSRRGGGIPRLRSDRRADRRSDRRADLRAGR, encoded by the coding sequence GTGCCCCCCGCCGCCGAGACCGTGCTCGACGAGGTCGACGGCGAGGAGGGGGCGGGCGGCCCGGCGCATCCGACCGGCTCCGTACGGCGCCGCCTGCGCTCCCCGGCCGTCGCCGGTCCGCTCTCCGCGGCCCTGCTCACCGCCGTGCTGCTCTGCCTCGCCACCCGGCTCTCCCGCAGCTACCCCTTCGGGCCGGTGACCAGGAACATCGTCGACCTCGGCCAGCAGTACCTGCCGTTCCACGCGTACTGGCGCTCGTTCCTCCTCGGCGAGACCCACGGGGACGCCTTCCTCAACTGGAACTCCGGCTTCGGCTCCGGCTTCCTCGGCGACGTCGGCACCTATCTGAGCAGCCCCTTCGACCTGCTCGTCGTGCTCTTCCCGGCGGACCGCGTCGAACTCGCCCTGTACGTCGTCACCGCCGCCAAGATCACCGCGGCCGGAGCGGCGATGGCGCTGCTGCTCCTGCGGATGCGCCCCGGCCCCTGGCCGGTCGCCGCCGTGCTCGGCAGCGCGTACGCCCTCTGCGGCTGGACCTTCGACTTCGGCGCCACCGTCCCGATGTGGCTCGACGGGCTCGTCGCCTTCCCGCTGCTCTGCCTGGTCGGCGAGTGGGCCCGCACCGGGCGCCGCCCCGTTCTCGGCCCGCTCGTCGTCGCCCTGGCCTGGACCGCCAACTTCTACACCGCGTACATGGCGACGATCGGCGCCGCCGTCGTCCTCCTGGTACGGCTCCTCACCGCCGAGGAGTCGGCAAGCGCCCGGCAGCGCCTCGCCGGGGCGCTGCGCGCCGCCCGGGGCGTGGTCATCGGCATCGGCCTCGCCGCACCGCTCGTCGTGGTCGTCTTCCTCGGCACCAGGGCCGCCGATCCCACCCCCGAGACCACCTTCGCGCCCGCCGCCTGGGCGGACGTCCTCGCCCGGTTCCTGCCGGCCACCGCGAGCCTGTCGAGCCCCGCCCTCTTCATCGGTACGCCCGCCCTCGCGCTCGCCCTCACCCTGCCCTTCAACCGGGCCGTCGCCCCGCGCGTCCGGGCCGGCTGGTCGGCCGCGGTCGTCCTGGTGACGCTCTCCCTCCAGTGGGAGCCGACGCATCTCCTCTGGCACGCGGGCGCCTCGCCCAACGGCGGCCCGTACCGTCAGACCTTCGTCCTGTGCGGGCTGCTGATCACCGCTGCCTGGCTCTCGACCGCCCGGGGCGTGCCGCGCCCGACGGCGCTCCTCGCGGGCGGCGCGCTGCTCGGGATCCTGGCGTGGGCGGCCCGCGGCAGCATCGACCTCGACCGGTGGACCTATCCGGCCTTCGGCGTGGCAGCGGCCCTGGCGATCGCCGCCGCGCTCGTGGCCCTCCTGGCCGACCACCGGAACACCGCGCGCGTACGGCCCGATTCCGGCACCGCCCGCGTACCGGCCGTGTCCCGCACCGCGCGCCTACTCCCCGTTCTCGCCGTCGTCCTGCTCGTCGCCGCGCAGGCGGGCGAGGCCGTCGTGACCGGGAAGCGGATCGAGGAGCAGCAGCGCGAGAAGGTCGCCTGGTCCCCCCGAGTCGGCCCCTGGCACACCGCCGTGGCCGACGAGGTGGCCCGCGCGGACGCCTGGCCCCGGCACCGTACGGACCCCGGCGAGGTCCCCGGCGGCAACGACGCCCTGATCGTCGGCGGACAGGGGGCCGACTACTACAGCAGCCTCACCGCAGAGGTGACCTCCCGCACCCTCGCCTCCCTGGGTTTCGGTTACTACGCCAAGGGCCGCCACCCGGTCACCCTCGACAACCCGGTGACCGACGCCCTCTTCTCCATCGGCACCCGGATCCGCTCGCAACCCACCGAGCCGGTGCGGCAGGACGTGCTGCCCCGCGCCTCGGTCTCCGCCGTCACCACGCCCGTACCCCCGCTGGTCACCGTCCGTCCGGCGAAGCGGCCGGCCACCCCTCCCGGGGACTCGGCGTTCGCCGTGCAGGAACGCCTGCTCGGCGCCGAGGTGTACGAGCTGCCGGCCGTCTCCCGCGACGGACGGACCGTCACCGCCCGCTGCCCGGCGGGCTCCCAGGTCTGGTTCTGGGCCCCCGAGTACCGCGGCGGGGCGACCCTCGCGGGGGAGCCGGGCGTGGACTTCGAGGGCAAGCCGCCCGCCGTCCGGGCTCCCATGCGGGCCCTCGGCACCGCGCCCGCGTCCGGCGACGTACGGATCGGGCTGAGCCCCGAGGGCAAGGTGCGGCTGCCCCGTCAGCCGGTGGGCTGCCTCGTCCGGGCCGAGCTCGACTCCGCCGTACGGCGGTTGACCGCCACCGGAGCCATCGAGGTACGGGCCACCGGACACACCGTCACGGCCGAACTGCCGCCGGGCAGCACGGGGACCGCCGTGCTCGCCGCGCCCCGCATCTCCGGCTGGCGCTGTGCCGCCGGTGGAGCGGATCTCCGTCCCGCGCGCGCGTACGAGGGCCTCGTCGCCGTCCCGCTCGACGGACGGGCGACCACGGTCCGTTGCTCCTTCCGTCCCCCGGGTCTCACGCTCGGCAGCGCCGTCGCCCTGGCCGCACTGCTCGCCCTGGTCGCGACGGGGGTCCTGAGTCGGCGCGGAGGGGGAATCCCGCGCCTACGGAGCGACCGACGGGCCGACCGACGGAGCGACCGACGGGCCGACCTACGGGCCGGCCGGTGA
- a CDS encoding isochorismatase family protein: MTASTTLRDVIGLPQELPRLSESALIMIDFQNTYRTGVMRLDGADKAVAAGARLLAAARAAGAPVVHVVNDGGEGTPYDIRAEIGAISDEVAPIEGEKVVVKQFPNAFHATDLEEALKDLGVSGDLVIAGFMTHMCVLFTAQGAFNLGYRPTVVAEATATRPLESPEGTVLPSEALQTASLTTVSDLFGTVARTVDELIA, translated from the coding sequence ATGACCGCCTCCACCACCCTCCGCGACGTGATCGGCCTTCCCCAGGAGCTGCCCCGGCTGAGCGAGTCGGCCCTGATCATGATCGACTTCCAGAACACCTACCGCACCGGCGTCATGCGGCTCGACGGAGCCGACAAGGCCGTGGCCGCAGGCGCGCGACTGCTCGCCGCCGCCCGCGCCGCGGGTGCCCCCGTCGTCCACGTCGTCAACGACGGCGGCGAGGGCACTCCGTACGACATCCGCGCCGAGATCGGTGCGATCAGCGACGAGGTCGCCCCGATCGAGGGCGAGAAGGTCGTCGTCAAGCAGTTCCCCAACGCCTTCCACGCCACGGACCTCGAAGAGGCCCTGAAGGACCTCGGTGTGAGCGGGGACCTGGTCATCGCCGGGTTCATGACGCACATGTGCGTCCTCTTCACCGCGCAGGGCGCCTTCAACCTCGGCTACCGCCCGACCGTGGTCGCCGAGGCCACCGCGACCCGCCCCCTGGAGTCCCCGGAGGGCACCGTCCTCCCGTCGGAGGCGCTGCAGACCGCGAGCCTGACGACGGTCTCCGACCTGTTCGGCACCGTGGCGCGCACGGTCGACGAGCTCATCGCCTGA
- a CDS encoding MBL fold metallo-hydrolase, producing MNRSTFRRIAAGVVAATVGVTLLAACGGEDKDAADGGKASAKASARASAKEPAKASAKAFTATHVGGPTTILEVGGLRILLDPTFDAPKKYKSGLEKTRAPAFGIDKLGAIDAVLLSHDQHDDNLDDAGRALLKDVPVVLSTPGAHQRLGDHVTGLKSWESQELKTAGGAVEVTAVPALHGPDGVDRGADGEVTGFVLSGPGVPTTYISGDNASVKVAKEVGDRIKRDIGPVDTAVLFAGAARTPAILDNAPLTLTSRNAALVAKDLAPRKVVPVHTDSWNIYSENTRSLVKAFEDEGVDAALVDLAPDGTPKNLS from the coding sequence ATGAACCGTTCGACGTTCCGTCGCATCGCCGCAGGCGTCGTCGCGGCCACCGTCGGCGTGACCCTCCTGGCAGCCTGCGGGGGCGAGGACAAGGACGCGGCCGACGGGGGGAAGGCATCCGCGAAGGCATCTGCGAGGGCGTCCGCGAAGGAACCGGCGAAGGCCTCCGCGAAGGCGTTCACCGCCACGCACGTCGGCGGGCCCACGACGATCCTTGAGGTCGGCGGCCTGCGCATCCTGCTCGACCCGACGTTCGACGCGCCGAAGAAGTACAAGAGCGGCCTGGAGAAGACCCGGGCCCCCGCCTTCGGCATCGACAAGCTCGGCGCGATCGACGCCGTACTGCTCTCGCACGACCAGCACGACGACAACCTCGACGACGCGGGCCGCGCCCTGCTCAAGGACGTGCCCGTGGTGCTCTCCACGCCAGGTGCGCACCAGCGTCTCGGTGACCACGTCACCGGTCTGAAGAGCTGGGAATCGCAGGAGCTGAAGACCGCCGGCGGCGCCGTCGAGGTCACCGCCGTGCCCGCTCTGCACGGCCCCGACGGCGTCGACCGCGGTGCGGACGGCGAGGTCACCGGCTTCGTCCTCAGCGGCCCCGGCGTCCCCACCACCTACATCTCCGGTGACAACGCCTCCGTGAAGGTGGCCAAGGAGGTCGGTGACCGGATCAAGAGGGACATCGGCCCCGTCGACACGGCCGTCCTCTTCGCCGGCGCCGCCCGTACACCCGCGATCCTCGACAACGCCCCGCTGACCTTGACGTCCCGGAACGCGGCCCTGGTGGCGAAGGACCTCGCCCCCCGCAAGGTCGTCCCGGTGCACACCGACAGCTGGAACATCTACTCCGAGAACACGCGGTCCCTCGTGAAGGCGTTCGAGGACGAGGGTGTCGACGCCGCGCTCGTCGACCTCGCGCCGGACGGCACCCCGAAGAACCTCTCGTAG
- a CDS encoding TetR/AcrR family transcriptional regulator, whose protein sequence is MSTARERILEATEELLATKDALAISTRAICDRAKVGMPEIYRQFGDKQGLLTAVADIGFERFLAEKRRNPLTDDPVADLRTAWDSHVAFALRNPHLYRLMFTPTGDSKPGAIKEAQAILLKAVERCRDAGRLRTTPDLAGRSILSANVGVCMMALSFPDLFGDSTTSPAVRDAVIGKVTGDEREDTRIGTATVLAQALVGTLTGTATPSGAALDRLADALLPSAPPSET, encoded by the coding sequence ATGTCGACGGCACGAGAGCGCATCCTGGAAGCCACCGAGGAACTTCTCGCCACCAAGGACGCACTGGCGATCTCGACCCGCGCCATCTGCGACCGGGCGAAGGTCGGCATGCCCGAGATCTACCGCCAGTTCGGCGACAAGCAGGGGCTTCTCACGGCGGTCGCCGACATCGGCTTCGAGCGCTTCCTCGCCGAGAAGCGGCGCAACCCGCTCACCGACGATCCGGTGGCGGACCTGCGGACGGCCTGGGACAGCCATGTCGCGTTCGCGCTCCGCAACCCGCACCTCTACCGCCTGATGTTCACGCCGACCGGCGACTCCAAGCCGGGGGCCATCAAGGAGGCGCAGGCGATCCTCCTGAAGGCGGTGGAGCGCTGCCGTGACGCCGGACGGCTGAGGACGACCCCGGACCTCGCGGGCCGCTCGATCCTCTCCGCCAACGTGGGCGTGTGCATGATGGCGCTGTCGTTCCCGGACCTCTTCGGGGACTCCACCACCTCTCCGGCCGTACGGGACGCGGTGATCGGGAAGGTCACCGGCGACGAGCGCGAGGACACCCGGATCGGTACCGCGACCGTCCTCGCCCAGGCCCTGGTCGGCACCCTCACGGGAACGGCCACCCCGAGCGGCGCCGCCCTCGACCGGCTGGCCGACGCGCTGCTCCCGTCGGCGCCGCCCTCGGAGACGTAA
- a CDS encoding 4'-phosphopantetheinyl transferase family protein encodes MSDPRSGPWSSASGTLLLAPLPPPRDLPRPGSLDLWLLRVSDARGTGLDTGVLDATERQRAAGLAHAEDRVRFTAAHLALRRLLGTYLDTLPQDIRYGRETCPCCGGPHGRPTVLGATRGLHFSLSHRGDLVLVGTAVAPIGVDVDLVADPGGAAELAAMLHPAEQREIEALPPPRRPRALARLWTRKEAYLKGLGTGLGRDPAADYVGSGSPDGALPPAGWTLLDIPVDRGYAAAVAVHGELTTPSPRVNRLSERDIRGDPPGRE; translated from the coding sequence GTGAGTGATCCCAGAAGCGGTCCCTGGAGTTCCGCGAGCGGCACCCTGCTGCTCGCCCCCCTGCCACCGCCGCGCGACCTGCCGCGGCCCGGGTCCCTCGACCTGTGGCTGCTGAGGGTCTCCGACGCCCGGGGCACCGGCCTCGACACCGGTGTCCTGGACGCCACCGAGCGGCAGCGCGCGGCCGGGCTGGCGCACGCGGAGGACCGGGTCCGTTTCACCGCCGCCCATCTGGCGCTGCGCCGGCTGCTCGGCACGTACCTCGACACGCTGCCGCAGGACATCCGGTACGGCCGTGAGACCTGCCCGTGCTGCGGCGGCCCGCACGGTCGGCCGACGGTCCTGGGGGCCACGCGCGGACTGCACTTCTCGCTCTCCCACCGCGGGGACCTCGTCCTGGTGGGGACGGCGGTGGCGCCCATCGGCGTCGACGTCGACCTGGTCGCCGACCCGGGCGGCGCGGCGGAACTCGCCGCCATGCTGCACCCCGCCGAACAGCGCGAGATCGAGGCCCTGCCACCCCCGCGCCGCCCCAGGGCGCTGGCCCGGCTGTGGACCCGCAAGGAGGCGTACCTCAAGGGCCTCGGCACCGGCCTGGGCCGTGACCCGGCGGCCGACTACGTGGGCTCGGGCAGTCCCGACGGGGCACTGCCTCCGGCCGGTTGGACCCTGCTCGACATCCCCGTCGACCGCGGTTACGCGGCGGCGGTGGCCGTCCACGGCGAACTGACCACGCCGTCGCCCCGGGTGAACCGCCTGTCGGAGCGGGACATCCGGGGGGACCCACCCGGCCGCGAGTGA
- a CDS encoding MFS transporter has translation MNARRRDGLLRQRDFRLLWAGETTSRFGSNITGVAMPLVAVVTLDASTFWVSALAAAAWLPWLLVGLPAGAWVDRLPRRPLMVACNLGSLVLLLSVPAAAWLDVLTMTQLVVVSLLTGLANVFFSIAYRVYVPFVVPREHLTEANAKLQGSESAAQLAGLGGGGVLAGAFGAVNGLLADAATFLVSTLCLLGIRAREPEPERPERPTALRKEVAEGLRHTVRDPYLRVLTTYGTVTNLLLTGYQAILTVFLVRELHVGEAAVGWLLAGGSVGGLLGAVVATPMARRFGTARGMLLCKFATAPFGLLIPLAEPGWRVVLLPVGGAVLALGVVSANVIQGAFRQQYCPPQLLGRITASISVANFGAIPVGSLLGGVLGGLLGLRPALWLLTAGLAVSSALLLAGPLRARRDLPTEPPAQPPTEPPTESPTRSPVPPLARPPVRPPADSAESGGPPGAAVAPRASRYAVPEQG, from the coding sequence ATGAACGCGCGGCGCCGGGACGGGCTGCTGCGGCAGCGTGACTTCCGGCTCCTGTGGGCGGGGGAGACCACGAGCCGCTTCGGCAGCAACATCACCGGTGTCGCCATGCCGCTGGTGGCCGTGGTCACCCTGGACGCGAGCACCTTCTGGGTGAGCGCCCTGGCCGCCGCCGCCTGGCTGCCCTGGCTGCTCGTCGGACTGCCCGCCGGCGCCTGGGTGGACCGGCTGCCGCGCCGCCCGCTGATGGTGGCCTGCAACCTCGGCTCGCTGGTGCTGCTGCTCAGCGTGCCGGCCGCCGCCTGGCTCGACGTACTGACCATGACCCAGCTGGTCGTGGTCTCCCTGCTCACCGGACTCGCCAACGTCTTCTTCTCCATCGCCTACCGGGTCTACGTACCGTTCGTGGTCCCCCGCGAACACCTCACGGAGGCGAACGCCAAACTGCAGGGCAGCGAGTCGGCCGCGCAGCTCGCCGGGCTCGGCGGCGGCGGAGTCCTGGCCGGCGCGTTCGGCGCGGTCAACGGACTCCTCGCCGACGCCGCGACCTTCCTGGTCTCCACCCTGTGCCTGCTCGGCATCCGTGCCAGGGAACCGGAGCCGGAGCGACCCGAGCGGCCCACGGCCCTGCGCAAGGAGGTCGCGGAGGGGTTGCGGCACACCGTGCGCGACCCCTACCTGCGCGTCCTGACCACGTACGGCACCGTCACCAACCTGCTGCTCACCGGCTACCAGGCCATCCTGACCGTGTTCCTCGTCCGCGAACTCCACGTCGGCGAGGCCGCGGTGGGCTGGCTGCTCGCGGGCGGCAGCGTGGGCGGACTGCTCGGCGCCGTCGTCGCCACGCCCATGGCCCGGCGCTTCGGCACCGCCCGCGGCATGCTGCTCTGCAAGTTCGCCACGGCCCCGTTCGGGCTGCTCATCCCGCTGGCCGAACCCGGCTGGCGGGTCGTTCTGCTGCCCGTCGGCGGCGCCGTCCTCGCCCTGGGCGTCGTGTCCGCCAACGTCATCCAGGGGGCGTTCCGCCAGCAGTACTGCCCGCCGCAGCTGCTCGGCCGGATCACCGCCAGCATCTCCGTCGCCAACTTCGGTGCCATTCCCGTCGGTTCGCTGCTCGGCGGAGTACTCGGCGGCCTGCTCGGACTGCGGCCCGCGCTCTGGCTGCTCACCGCCGGCCTCGCCGTCAGCTCCGCACTGCTGCTCGCAGGTCCCCTGCGGGCCCGCAGGGACCTGCCCACCGAACCGCCCGCCCAGCCGCCCACCGAACCGCCCACCGAGTCGCCGACCCGGTCGCCCGTCCCACCGCTCGCCCGCCCGCCCGTCCGACCGCCCGCCGATTCGGCCGAGTCGGGGGGTCCCCCGGGCGCGGCTGTCGCACCGCGGGCCTCCCGGTACGCCGTACCCGAACAAGGCTGA